A genomic region of SAR202 cluster bacterium contains the following coding sequences:
- a CDS encoding phytanoyl-CoA dioxygenase family protein, which produces MATKRTVNESRRASTMVVAEKNRIVDQFNDDGYYVYRGLLDPKTDLQPVYDEYEALLDRLAKQWHREGKLSSDFAGMPFGPKVTKIAIETKGSYYQHLDISLPLKAIAHDSGIHCGPAVFNLLRNKKLLDVAQMFVGPEIYSNPVQHVRIKPPQDVLPQELKDNTIVGRTFWHQDQGVIQSDSDNSNILTVWLPVTEATVENGCLTVVPKSHKEGLDLHCMTEKRLGIPDERIGPNTLPLPMSPGDVLFMTKFTKHASLENVSRDIRWSFDLRYQPIGHPTGRAAFPGFVARSRAHPGSELRDWKVWEAKWLEARRALAEGGTPNFRRWDPNDPMCA; this is translated from the coding sequence ATGGCAACAAAGCGGACGGTTAATGAGTCCAGGAGGGCAAGCACCATGGTAGTCGCCGAGAAGAACCGCATCGTGGACCAGTTCAACGACGATGGCTACTACGTCTACCGCGGCCTGCTGGACCCGAAGACCGATCTCCAGCCGGTCTACGACGAGTATGAAGCGCTCCTCGACCGCCTCGCGAAGCAGTGGCACAGGGAAGGCAAGCTTTCCAGTGACTTTGCCGGCATGCCGTTCGGCCCAAAAGTGACGAAAATCGCCATCGAAACGAAGGGCAGCTACTACCAGCACCTGGACATTTCCCTCCCTCTAAAGGCCATCGCGCACGACAGTGGAATCCACTGCGGCCCTGCGGTCTTCAACTTGCTCCGCAACAAGAAGCTGCTGGACGTCGCCCAGATGTTCGTCGGCCCCGAGATTTACTCCAACCCGGTCCAGCATGTGAGGATCAAACCCCCTCAAGACGTCCTGCCGCAGGAGCTAAAAGACAACACAATCGTCGGGCGCACTTTCTGGCACCAGGACCAGGGCGTCATTCAGTCCGATTCCGACAACTCCAACATACTCACGGTCTGGCTTCCGGTCACCGAGGCCACTGTTGAGAATGGCTGCCTCACCGTCGTGCCGAAGAGCCATAAGGAGGGGCTGGACCTGCACTGCATGACGGAAAAGAGGCTGGGCATCCCCGACGAACGCATCGGCCCAAACACACTCCCGCTTCCGATGAGTCCAGGCGATGTGCTCTTCATGACGAAGTTCACCAAGCACGCTTCGCTGGAGAACGTCAGCAGGGATATCCGATGGAGTTTCGACCTCCGCTACCAGCCCATCGGCCATCCGACCGGCCGCGCCGCCTTCCCCGGCTTCGTCGCCCGCAGCCGGGCCCATCCCGGGTCGGAGCTCCGCGACTGGAAGGTGTGGGAGGCGAAGTGGCTGGAGGCCCGCCGCGCCCTCGCCGAGGGCGGAACCCCCAACTTCCGCCGCTGGGACCCGAACGACCCGATGTGCGCGTGA